The DNA segment GGAATAGTAGAAGTACCTGCTAATTTTATTATTTTATTTTTAATATCCAAAAAACTCCATTGGCTCTTTAAGTCCTTGAGTACCCTTAGATTCTTGACAGGAGATAAGAAGTGTAAAAAAGATTAAAAGAATAGAGATTTTATTCATCTAAAGTTCATTACTGATGTGCTGACCAAATATAGGAATATTTGACTTACATCTTTAAAAAAAGTCTTGATTAATAGAAGGGAAACTGATTATGGAAAACATAAATCTTGTAAATTTGACAATAATCTGACAGAAGTTGATTCACTTGAAGCAATTAAACTCCAAAATTAGGTATGTATTACTATATTTCAAACAACCTTACTAAGAAAGAAATAAAGGATTCCTTTGGTGTTGAGTATAATGCTCCAGACTTAAAAGGATCTGGTTTTCTCAATGGCTTCTCTTTTCCCCAAACACTAATCATTATGGATGAAAATCCTGATGAAGCAATACCGGGAGATTGGGATCTAAAACTTTTTTGGGCTAAGAACAGAGATATTCAGAAGATGACTTTGAATGCGAGAATTGGTACTCTGACTGGAAAACCCAGTTTTAAAAACTCAGTCTCTAATAGATGTTTAGTTTTTGTAACCCCCGCTGCCGCGCGAATCCTTTCGTGTGGTCATATAAAAGGGTATGCCATTTATCATTAATAAAGATTGTCTATAAATTTAGCGAGAAGATTTTAAAAAGAAAAACGCTGCTAATCACATGATTAACAGCGTTTA comes from the Chryseobacterium sp. SNU WT5 genome and includes:
- a CDS encoding SOS response-associated peptidase encodes the protein MYYYISNNLTKKEIKDSFGVEYNAPDLKGSGFLNGFSFPQTLIIMDENPDEAIPGDWDLKLFWAKNRDIQKMTLNARIGTLTGKPSFKNSVSNRCLVFVTPAAARILSCGHIKGYAIYH